The Ailuropoda melanoleuca isolate Jingjing chromosome 4, ASM200744v2, whole genome shotgun sequence region CAGTGGCATGTTCAGCTGTCTCTGTGCTGGTCCATGCTCCTGGGGCTGGGCTAGCAGGACCCGGCATCCTCGGGATTTTAGGGCCTTCGGGGCGAGTAGCTGGGCTGGGGGACTCTGTTGTTCTGTAGGTGCCTGTGGTTCTGAGCTCCTTCACTGGGCGGGAGGaggagacctgagctgaacgtGTCGTGCTGGGATCCGGAGAGGTGATGTATGTGGTACCACTGGTGCTGGTCTTTCCAGGAACGGACACCTCAGGGGGTAATCCAGAAGAGTAAGAGGTCTCCTCAGTGTCCATTTCTGCTACTGCTACAGTGGTGGTGGTCTTCACAGGGGGAGCGGTGAGGGGTGGGTAAGAGCCAGTTTCCACCACCGTGCCGGGACGCTCTGAACTGGTGCGTGCTCCGGGGCTGAAGCCGGATGAGTCTGTTGACTCCGGGTGGGTGCTGGAGGCAGGGACTCTCTCTTCTGACAACCCCACTGATGGGGCTGACGTACCCCGGGCAACGGTGGCGCGTCTCCCTGCATCGGGGCCGGCTGGGGGCTCCCTAGGTGATGAGGACGTCGCGGAAGGTAAGCTGGGCGGGTCCCATATACCTGTTAGCATGCCTGCGGGGGTGCTACTCTGGGGTACAGACGTGGTGGTCACTGCGGCTTCGgcagcaggagcagaaggagaagaagccGGAAGGCTGGGCCAGCCACTTCTCGTAGAGCCGGGCTCCGGAGGTGAGTGAATTGTGGCTGTTTCTGGAGTGAGAGGTGGGCTGGTCTCATCGCCAGAAACCGTCATCCCTGCAGACGGCACAGGATAGAGGGCGTCAGACGACGTACCAGGCGAGTGGCTTGTCTTCCCCACGGTGCTGGCAGCAGCCAGGGACTGAGACGCGGTTGCTGAGACTGGGACCCTGTCCGTGGCCAAGGCTGCATCCATGGACGTCTCAGTGGGGGATGTGGTTCCAGAGGGCAGGTGCGTAGTTCCCAACTTTAGGTGGCCGCCGTGTCCCCTTGTGGGATGGACCCTGTTGGAAGCACCGTCAGTGGCTGGGCCTCCCGTGTTGTGTGTTGTGAGCGTGGCCGTTGAAGGTTCCCTCGGAGACATTCCTTCCACGGAGCCAGTGTTTAGGGGACTGGTTCTAGGAACCATACTGGtagcagcagggggagtggcagcgGCTGGAAGAGAGCTTCGTGCGGAAGGGGACTTTGTCTCAAATTTGGGACTGGTCTCCGGCCGGGCGCTGTTGCGAAGGGCAGGGGGATCATTAACCGCGCTCTCGTGGGTCTGTGACCTCGCTGCCGCGGAAGAAAAGGCGGAGGCCCGAGATGACCGATTAGCTGCAGGAAACTCAGGGCCCGCTGAGTCTGTGTTGGTCTCTTCTGAGGCAGGGGAGGGCGATGGAGAAAGGGAAGTTCTCATTCTGGAAACGCTGGTGATGCTGAGGGTTGTGGGGCCACCTGACGGCTCTGACGCCAGTGTCCTGGGTATGTCTGGGGCTTctggggaggtgctgggggcGAGCACCCTCCCCACTGTCCCTTCCcctgagggagagggatgggCCAGGGCAGAGGTCAAAGTTGTGACTCTCCCAGAAGCACCTGCAGCTGTATTTCTTGGTGTCATGGGAAAAGGGGTCCCTGCGGACAGAGAAGAGGTCACTGTCTGTGCTGAGAAAGTGCTGGAGGCTGACCCTTGATCGCCCAGATCTGGAGCAGGCAACGGCGGAGATACACGGGAGGCTGGCGTGGCGTCTCCCTCAGAACCGGGTTCAGGGGAGGCCGAGGGACGTCTAGCGTTGGACGGATTCAGTCCTGGGCTCGTCGGCTCCCTGGAATCCGGGGTCGCCCTAGCTGAGGTCTCAGGATAAGTAGGAGAAAGCATCTCAGGTGATGAGTGAGTCCCTCCTGTTGTACTTGAACCAGCAGCTGTCCCCGTCTCAGATGGAGAGGTGACAGGGGCACTTTTCATGGTCTGACTCACACCTGTGGGCGTCTCAGATGAAGCAGTGCTTTCTGGGGGGGGACCGGTTGTGACCCCGCTACTCCCTGTGCTGCTGCTTCCTGTCACCGTGACCCCGGTGGGGACAGTCTGCCAGTGGGTGATGGGGTCACCTCTGGCTTCCATGGCTTCTCTGGGTGAAGTTCCTTTGGGGGTGCTGCTCTTCAGTGTGGAGAGCCCAGGGACTTCCACAGGAGGAGAAGGGCTGACGGCGGTTTCCATGATGTTTGATGCCACTCCAGGATTTGTCTCTGTCCACCGAGCGTGCTGGGGTTCACCAGTGGACTGAACTGAGCCTGCCTGGGTCTGTGACATGGCTGTTGGGGTGCTGGGAAGG contains the following coding sequences:
- the LOC117801841 gene encoding mucin-16-like; this translates as MGWEGPGHPGRRPRHLLPLAVGLLLLCGPAETTTRTSAPGRENNLTVTSRATGDAQVSSPHPGHSTSMAAPGSSEHPRAPLPSTPTAMSQTQAGSVQSTGEPQHARWTETNPGVASNIMETAVSPSPPVEVPGLSTLKSSTPKGTSPREAMEARGDPITHWQTVPTGVTVTGSSSTGSSGVTTGPPPESTASSETPTGVSQTMKSAPVTSPSETGTAAGSSTTGGTHSSPEMLSPTYPETSARATPDSREPTSPGLNPSNARRPSASPEPGSEGDATPASRVSPPLPAPDLGDQGSASSTFSAQTVTSSLSAGTPFPMTPRNTAAGASGRVTTLTSALAHPSPSGEGTVGRVLAPSTSPEAPDIPRTLASEPSGGPTTLSITSVSRMRTSLSPSPSPASEETNTDSAGPEFPAANRSSRASAFSSAAARSQTHESAVNDPPALRNSARPETSPKFETKSPSARSSLPAAATPPAATSMVPRTSPLNTGSVEGMSPREPSTATLTTHNTGGPATDGASNRVHPTRGHGGHLKLGTTHLPSGTTSPTETSMDAALATDRVPVSATASQSLAAASTVGKTSHSPGTSSDALYPVPSAGMTVSGDETSPPLTPETATIHSPPEPGSTRSGWPSLPASSPSAPAAEAAVTTTSVPQSSTPAGMLTGIWDPPSLPSATSSSPREPPAGPDAGRRATVARGTSAPSVGLSEERVPASSTHPESTDSSGFSPGARTSSERPGTVVETGSYPPLTAPPVKTTTTVAVAEMDTEETSYSSGLPPEVSVPGKTSTSGTTYITSPDPSTTRSAQVSSSRPVKELRTTGTYRTTESPSPATRPEGPKIPRMPGPASPAPGAWTSTETAEHATGSQGTDPAEKSPGFRTQSTPRPASVAASVSPASGNSAWELPSDASGESLTSKENTVTSWLWALTTSLPVVTWLSTSSTEDAASAAPDASSPSLSKTTLVTSTPVSSRELSSPGVDSSAFQKKDLTTVGQHRGAGTATASHRLTLGPETDATTSLIYSPSDISTRGITAWGTRGNINGSESRPSGPPSTEAGQSSSPPLPISPPSIEPTSPAALTALTSKTGLAPSEAASLVSSVPEDEPSSPPQWSTQAPRLASSSVETSGAVTRTSDRGKTTVDLGISLVAKGNSSLSLTPSTPGRQSGPWSASSLTIRRAGPGSSSLASSVPPEVAAALGISPTMGETASSLASVLLGTRSSPSPPVATSSVGTGEDAGTSSTVPQSRSSSGGGINSSIYTSPTISNSPDASDLSATALTPASPLDPTASTWVSFSPFTRILARTRHPSPRTRNGGLEHGSLGAETEPAGTSSGALTSSGAETEPPRTPTFALSEAPPRRGTDGTVVSITNLPTHESSSGLNSDPSTPVTVVDPEGMIAAA